ATTCGCTTCACCTGATGAAACTTCCCTTCAGTGATAATAAGCGAAATATGAGAAATTACTTTAGTGCCGCGCGCTCTCCCAAGAATGGTTAAGTGTGCAGGTAAAGTAACGTAGCCATCTTCCAGCTCCACACCTGCTGCAAAGGCCGCGACATCATCTGCGTCCACATCGCCCTCGATGGTTGCCTCGTACGTTTTCGGGACATGCTTACGTGGCGACAGTAATTCATGGGCCAGCTTCCCATCGTTAGTGATCAGCAGCAGCCCCACAGTATCCTTATCAAGCCTTCCTACAGGAAACGGCTCAAACTGTGCATATTCAGGCTTTAATAGATCCAAAACTGTCCGATCCCGCTTGTCCTCCGTTGCTGACAGGACGCCTGGGGGCTTGTTCATCATAAGATATATGAATTCACGGTAGGTAACAAGCTCTCCCCCTACCTCTATTTTA
This window of the Paenibacillus sp. FSL R10-2734 genome carries:
- a CDS encoding pseudouridine synthase → MSQSGKPAKKQRLDKVLAHIGVGSRSDIRKQAKQGLISVNGTVVKDSGFHVDPYVDKIEVGGELVTYREFIYLMMNKPPGVLSATEDKRDRTVLDLLKPEYAQFEPFPVGRLDKDTVGLLLITNDGKLAHELLSPRKHVPKTYEATIEGDVDADDVAAFAAGVELEDGYVTLPAHLTILGRARGTKVISHISLIITEGKFHQVKRMFQAVGKKVTFLKRVSMGELKLDESLPLGACRELTLEELALLSRVELEG